One part of the Actinomyces howellii genome encodes these proteins:
- a CDS encoding transposase family protein produces MLSYRATLDVPSATARTVSAWLAAHRRWHDIRPHQRAATPWVQAVMVLRWLNEATSMRTLARDAGISIATAYRYLHEALQVISSQAPDLIEVITQLRHKGEPFVCLDGTLIRTDRVAARTERGNHSWYSGKHKAFGGNVQVITDHTGFPVWVSPVEPGSTHDLTAARAHALPALYKAASQGMPTLADKGYIGAGIGVLTPVKGARPCPDDATYNHLHASLRSPAERANAMLKHFKALQHVTLDPHTITHITATALVIISLNKQPR; encoded by the coding sequence ATGCTGTCCTATCGTGCCACCCTTGACGTGCCATCCGCTACCGCCCGAACCGTGTCGGCCTGGCTGGCGGCTCACCGCCGCTGGCACGACATTCGGCCTCATCAGAGGGCGGCGACGCCCTGGGTGCAGGCTGTGATGGTGCTGCGCTGGCTCAACGAGGCCACCAGCATGCGCACCCTGGCCCGAGACGCCGGCATCTCGATCGCCACCGCCTACAGGTACCTGCATGAGGCCCTCCAGGTCATCTCCTCCCAGGCCCCTGACCTGATCGAGGTCATCACCCAGCTGCGCCACAAGGGTGAGCCTTTCGTGTGCCTGGATGGCACCCTGATCCGCACCGACAGGGTCGCAGCCCGCACCGAACGGGGCAACCACTCGTGGTACTCGGGCAAGCACAAGGCCTTCGGGGGCAACGTCCAGGTCATCACCGACCACACCGGATTCCCGGTGTGGGTCTCGCCGGTCGAGCCGGGCTCGACCCACGACCTGACCGCTGCGCGCGCCCACGCGCTGCCCGCCCTGTACAAGGCCGCCTCCCAGGGCATGCCCACCCTGGCCGACAAGGGCTACATCGGCGCCGGCATCGGCGTGCTCACACCCGTCAAGGGCGCCAGACCCTGCCCCGACGACGCCACCTACAACCATCTGCACGCCAGTCTGCGCTCGCCTGCCGAGAGGGCCAATGCCATGCTCAAGCACTTCAAGGCCCTCCAACACGTCACCCTCGACCCGCACACCATCACCCACATCACCGCCACAGCCCTCGTCATCATCAGCCTCAACAAACAACCCCGGTGA
- the hrpA gene encoding ATP-dependent RNA helicase HrpA, protein MNAGDTAESPEDMPLPAVAGGLEDSPASPVGTARSPRPGATSGDRESRGAESDEAGTDGGTGSHGRRDRGRGARGRQDQDRSQGRKRGGRRQHGQHGRRQQWPGFTAEQLAARASSVPAVVYPEELPVSARREEIAAAIRDHQVVIVAGETGSGKTTQLPKICLELGRGVTGMIGHTQPRRIAARSVAERIAHELGTPIGRDGVVGYQVRFTEETGPTTLVKLMTDGILLAEIQSDPMLRRYDTIIVDEAHERSLTIDFILGYLARLLPERPDLKVIITSATIDSARFAEHFGRALTREAPGPGGGRGPGAHGARDTTEPGPTAVLPAPVIEVSGRTYPVEIRYRPLTSEDGDEQDSQDGGARSGPPAQEDRDQVTGILDAVDELIATGPGDILVFLAGERDIRDTEAALIDHLGPRYTPDGRSRTPGAVEVVPLYSRLSAAEQHRVFEAHATRRIVLATNVAETSLTVPGIHYVVDPGLARISRYSNRTKVQRLPIEAVSQASANQRSGRCGRVADGVAIRLYSEADFLARPEYTEPEILRTSLASVILQMAALGLGAVQDFPFLDAPDPRAVRDGIQLLTEIGAIEPYAPGGSPRPERGPASRGPRLTAVGRRLARLPIDPRLGRMLLEAGELGCAGEVMVIVAALSIQDVRERPADRQEAADAMHRRFADRTSDFLTYLNLWRYLRTQSRELSGSAFRRMCRTEFLHYLRVREWLDVHAQLRQLARPLGLEAAPVELPTARAIRAARQALEPGSHEAQIAHGDVAAAVVALGRSADTPDADSIHRSLLVGLLSNVGNWDERRREYAGARGTRFTIWPGSGLRRTTYDWVMTAELVETSRLFARTVAKVDPRWVEEAAERAGLARHVVSEPYWSTRHGAAMVHEKVLLYGMTLVADRPRTLASVGTPAAREVAREMFLRSGLVEGAWHARHGFVERNRALLEELAEVEHRRRTRGLLADDEALLRFYDDRLPEEVTEAEAFDAWWRRERSRHPDLLDFTRELLLPQGEDTSGFPDSWVQGDLTLPLSYRFEPGRADDGVSVQVPVEVLGRVAPEGFEWLVPGLRPELVVATIRALPKRVRRQLVPAPDVGAQVWREILARYPQAGAPEPAGAPEGPGASAPGGGQDTAPPVSFRRAFSQAVLALRQVEIDDEDWAEARERLPEHLRVSFAALDADGGELGRSPDLIDLRTRLAESTEQAVRSAVHGAVAQAMAEARQRSGRHGHGGTDRAHATRGARGTGSRSGSRRGRGGGRSPDAGGRSGTRGTVPGGAVPGGTLPGLAERTGLEDWPVEVPGLEPPDRSTIPETIESTGTAGLVVRGYPTLVATGARTASLTILPDAVAQARSHGAGVTALALARTFLPTGRVTSRWTATESLTLAASPYRTTDALVEDIELAAARVVARRWAAQAGRDLGAVRERVVFEQLVGHVRDHLEDEVLSVARTVVRVLQAHREVERTVAAHSSLALLATLQEVREQAAALVGDGFVSATPPEQLAHLPRYLTALAMRVGKAQAAPAQDAALAHQVREAVAVVDRARERAAGLEPDPEREAVLEEARWLIEELRVSLFAQTLGTSRKVSLKRISKLVAGI, encoded by the coding sequence ATGAACGCTGGAGACACCGCCGAGAGCCCCGAGGACATGCCGCTTCCCGCCGTCGCCGGAGGCCTCGAGGACAGCCCTGCCAGCCCTGTCGGCACCGCCCGGTCACCGCGCCCAGGCGCCACCTCCGGGGACCGGGAGAGCCGCGGGGCGGAGTCCGACGAGGCTGGCACCGACGGTGGGACCGGGAGTCACGGACGCAGAGACCGGGGACGCGGCGCCAGGGGCCGCCAGGACCAAGACCGCAGCCAGGGCCGGAAGCGCGGGGGGCGCAGGCAGCACGGACAGCACGGACGCCGCCAGCAGTGGCCGGGCTTCACCGCCGAGCAGCTGGCCGCGCGCGCCTCCAGCGTTCCTGCCGTCGTCTACCCCGAGGAGCTGCCCGTCTCGGCGCGTCGGGAGGAGATCGCCGCCGCGATCCGCGACCACCAGGTCGTCATCGTCGCCGGTGAGACCGGCAGCGGCAAGACCACCCAGCTGCCCAAGATCTGCCTCGAGCTGGGCCGGGGCGTCACCGGCATGATCGGGCACACACAGCCGCGGAGGATCGCGGCGCGCTCGGTGGCCGAGCGCATCGCCCACGAGCTGGGCACCCCCATCGGGCGAGACGGGGTCGTGGGCTACCAGGTGCGCTTCACCGAGGAGACCGGCCCGACCACCCTCGTCAAGCTCATGACTGACGGCATCCTCCTGGCCGAGATCCAGTCCGACCCGATGCTGCGCCGCTACGACACGATCATCGTCGACGAGGCCCACGAGCGCAGCCTCACCATCGACTTCATCCTGGGCTACCTCGCTCGCCTCCTGCCCGAGCGCCCCGACCTCAAGGTCATCATCACCTCGGCGACCATCGACTCGGCCCGGTTCGCCGAGCACTTCGGGCGGGCCCTCACCCGCGAGGCACCCGGCCCGGGCGGCGGCCGGGGCCCCGGTGCGCACGGCGCCCGTGACACGACGGAGCCCGGCCCCACGGCGGTCCTGCCCGCCCCGGTCATCGAGGTCTCGGGACGCACCTACCCCGTGGAGATCCGCTACCGGCCCCTGACCTCCGAGGACGGCGACGAGCAGGACTCCCAGGACGGCGGGGCCCGGTCCGGGCCCCCGGCCCAGGAGGACCGCGACCAGGTCACCGGGATCCTCGACGCCGTCGACGAGCTCATCGCCACGGGGCCGGGGGACATCCTCGTGTTCCTGGCCGGCGAGCGCGACATCCGCGATACCGAGGCCGCCCTCATCGACCACCTGGGTCCGCGCTACACCCCCGACGGGCGCAGCCGCACACCGGGGGCCGTCGAGGTCGTACCCCTCTACTCGCGCCTGAGCGCCGCCGAGCAGCACCGTGTCTTCGAGGCGCACGCGACCCGCAGGATCGTCCTGGCCACGAACGTGGCGGAGACCTCGCTGACCGTCCCGGGCATCCACTACGTCGTCGACCCCGGCCTGGCGCGCATCTCCCGGTACTCCAACCGCACGAAGGTCCAGCGTCTGCCCATCGAGGCGGTCAGCCAGGCCAGCGCCAACCAGCGCTCGGGCCGCTGCGGGCGCGTGGCAGACGGTGTGGCGATCCGCCTGTACTCCGAGGCCGACTTCCTGGCGCGCCCGGAGTACACCGAGCCGGAGATCCTGCGCACCTCCCTGGCCAGCGTCATCCTCCAGATGGCCGCCCTGGGGCTGGGAGCCGTCCAGGACTTCCCCTTCCTCGACGCCCCCGACCCGCGGGCCGTGCGCGACGGGATCCAGCTCCTCACCGAGATCGGCGCCATCGAGCCCTATGCCCCAGGCGGCTCCCCGCGGCCCGAGCGGGGGCCCGCCTCAAGGGGGCCGCGGCTCACCGCCGTCGGGCGCCGCCTGGCGCGCCTGCCCATCGACCCACGTCTGGGGCGGATGCTCCTGGAGGCCGGCGAGCTGGGCTGCGCCGGTGAGGTCATGGTCATCGTGGCGGCCCTGTCGATCCAGGACGTGCGCGAGCGGCCCGCGGACCGTCAGGAGGCCGCCGACGCGATGCACCGGCGCTTCGCCGACCGTACGAGCGACTTCCTCACCTACCTCAACCTGTGGCGCTACCTGCGCACCCAGAGCCGCGAGCTGTCCGGGTCTGCCTTCCGGCGCATGTGCCGCACGGAGTTCCTCCACTACCTGCGGGTGCGCGAGTGGCTCGACGTCCATGCCCAGCTGCGCCAGCTGGCTCGTCCCCTGGGGCTGGAGGCCGCACCTGTCGAGCTGCCCACGGCGCGCGCCATCCGGGCAGCGCGCCAGGCCCTGGAGCCCGGCAGCCACGAGGCGCAGATCGCCCACGGGGACGTCGCGGCCGCCGTCGTGGCCCTGGGTCGCTCAGCGGACACCCCCGACGCCGACTCGATCCACCGCTCCCTGCTCGTGGGCCTGCTGTCCAACGTCGGCAACTGGGACGAGCGCCGCCGGGAGTACGCCGGGGCGCGGGGCACCCGCTTCACGATCTGGCCCGGCTCGGGGCTGCGCCGCACGACCTACGACTGGGTCATGACCGCCGAGCTGGTCGAGACCAGCCGTCTGTTCGCACGCACCGTGGCCAAGGTCGACCCCAGGTGGGTCGAGGAGGCCGCCGAGCGCGCCGGCCTGGCCCGGCACGTCGTGTCCGAGCCCTACTGGTCCACCCGGCACGGCGCCGCCATGGTCCACGAGAAGGTCCTGCTCTACGGGATGACGCTCGTGGCCGACCGTCCTCGGACCCTGGCCTCCGTGGGGACCCCTGCGGCCCGCGAGGTGGCCCGGGAGATGTTCCTCCGCTCGGGCCTGGTCGAGGGCGCTTGGCACGCCCGCCACGGCTTCGTCGAGCGCAACCGCGCCCTGCTCGAGGAGCTGGCCGAGGTCGAGCACCGGCGCCGGACCCGTGGTCTGCTGGCCGACGACGAGGCGCTGCTGCGCTTCTACGACGACCGGCTCCCCGAGGAGGTCACCGAGGCCGAGGCCTTCGACGCGTGGTGGAGGCGTGAGCGCTCCCGCCACCCGGACCTGCTCGACTTCACCCGCGAGCTGCTCCTGCCCCAGGGCGAGGACACGAGCGGCTTCCCCGACTCGTGGGTCCAGGGTGACCTGACCCTGCCCCTGTCCTACCGCTTCGAGCCCGGCCGGGCCGACGACGGGGTGAGCGTCCAGGTCCCCGTCGAGGTCCTGGGCCGGGTGGCCCCCGAGGGCTTTGAGTGGCTCGTGCCCGGTCTGCGCCCCGAGCTCGTCGTGGCCACCATCCGCGCTCTTCCCAAGAGGGTGCGCCGGCAGCTCGTGCCCGCCCCCGACGTCGGCGCCCAGGTGTGGCGGGAGATCCTCGCGCGGTACCCGCAGGCCGGGGCTCCGGAGCCCGCCGGTGCGCCGGAGGGTCCGGGCGCCAGCGCGCCCGGCGGCGGGCAGGACACGGCCCCACCGGTGTCCTTCCGCCGCGCCTTCAGCCAGGCGGTGCTCGCCCTGCGCCAGGTCGAGATCGACGACGAGGACTGGGCCGAGGCCCGCGAGCGCCTGCCCGAGCACCTGCGCGTGTCCTTCGCCGCCCTTGACGCCGACGGCGGGGAGCTCGGCCGCAGCCCCGACCTCATCGACCTGCGCACGCGCCTGGCCGAGAGCACCGAGCAGGCCGTGCGCTCCGCGGTGCACGGGGCCGTCGCCCAGGCCATGGCCGAGGCCAGGCAGAGGTCGGGCCGCCACGGCCACGGCGGAACAGACCGAGCACACGCAACACGCGGAGCACGCGGCACAGGCTCCCGCTCCGGGAGCCGACGCGGCCGTGGGGGCGGCCGCTCACCGGACGCCGGGGGCCGCAGCGGGACGCGCGGCACCGTGCCGGGCGGCGCCGTGCCAGGTGGCACCTTGCCGGGCCTGGCCGAGCGCACGGGGCTGGAGGACTGGCCCGTCGAGGTGCCCGGTCTTGAGCCGCCTGACCGATCCACCATCCCGGAGACCATCGAGTCGACCGGGACGGCGGGGCTCGTCGTCCGCGGCTACCCGACCCTCGTGGCCACCGGGGCGCGGACCGCGTCCTTGACGATCCTGCCCGACGCGGTCGCCCAGGCGCGCTCCCACGGGGCCGGGGTGACGGCACTGGCGCTGGCGCGCACCTTCCTGCCCACCGGACGGGTGACGAGCCGGTGGACCGCCACCGAGTCCCTCACCCTGGCGGCCAGCCCGTACCGCACCACCGATGCCCTCGTCGAGGACATCGAGCTGGCGGCCGCGCGGGTCGTCGCCCGGAGGTGGGCCGCCCAGGCCGGTCGGGACCTGGGTGCGGTGCGCGAGCGCGTCGTCTTCGAGCAGCTCGTGGGTCACGTGCGCGACCACCTCGAGGACGAGGTCCTGTCCGTGGCCCGCACCGTCGTGCGGGTTCTCCAGGCCCACCGCGAGGTCGAGCGCACGGTGGCCGCGCACAGCTCGCTCGCGCTGCTGGCGACTCTCCAGGAGGTGCGCGAGCAGGCCGCGGCTCTTGTCGGCGACGGGTTCGTGTCCGCCACGCCCCCCGAGCAGCTGGCCCACCTGCCGCGCTACCTCACCGCCCTGGCGATGCGGGTGGGCAAGGCGCAGGCCGCCCCCGCCCAGGACGCCGCGCTCGCCCACCAGGTGCGTGAGGCGGTCGCCGTGGTCGACCGGGCGCGGGAGCGTGCCGCCGGCCTAGAGCCCGACCCCGAGCGTGAGGCGGTGCTCGAGGAGGCGCGCTGGCTCATCGAGGAGCTACGGGTCAGCCTGTTCGCCCAGACCCTGGGCACGAGCAGGAAGGTGAGCCTCAAGCGGATCTCGAAGCTGGTCGCGGGGATCTGA
- a CDS encoding PfkB family carbohydrate kinase, with product MNASAPAPTGLFCGLAVVDVVQLVDSPPGPDEKMTAVDQAVSAGGPATNAAVTFAALGGRAALAAPVGTGPLAELVRADLAQHGVELIDCSGARGSLSVSSCTVSATTAQRSVVSTNGRATVDADPLLSWARRNRDAGLPAPDTVLVDGHYPALARAGLDLAIGWGSLRIMDAGSWKDGAEQLIGSCDVVAPSARFFPPGPDGPLTEPEEVAAWLRGRGVTGIVLTDGARPVRWWWHDGPRPSEHGQVVPPQVRALDTLGAGDVFHGALAHALASHGRGPTGSTRQAVDTESLSDAVRRACAVAAASTTTLGARAWITAPESGAF from the coding sequence GTGAACGCCTCGGCACCAGCTCCCACAGGACTCTTCTGCGGCCTGGCGGTGGTCGACGTCGTCCAGCTCGTGGACAGCCCGCCGGGGCCCGACGAGAAGATGACCGCGGTGGACCAGGCGGTGTCCGCCGGCGGCCCGGCAACGAACGCCGCCGTGACCTTCGCCGCGCTGGGCGGGCGGGCCGCCCTGGCGGCACCGGTGGGTACGGGCCCCCTGGCCGAGCTGGTCCGAGCCGATCTCGCCCAGCACGGCGTCGAGCTCATCGACTGCTCGGGTGCGCGCGGCAGCCTGTCAGTCTCCTCGTGCACCGTCTCGGCCACGACGGCCCAACGCTCAGTGGTCTCCACCAACGGCAGGGCCACCGTGGACGCAGATCCTCTGCTGTCGTGGGCGCGCCGGAACCGGGACGCGGGCCTGCCCGCGCCCGACACCGTCCTCGTCGACGGTCACTATCCGGCGCTCGCTCGAGCCGGTCTCGACCTGGCCATCGGCTGGGGGTCGCTGCGCATCATGGACGCGGGGTCCTGGAAGGACGGGGCGGAGCAGCTCATCGGCTCCTGCGACGTCGTGGCACCCTCTGCCCGGTTCTTCCCCCCGGGACCCGACGGCCCGCTCACCGAGCCCGAGGAAGTCGCCGCATGGCTGCGTGGCAGGGGAGTGACGGGCATCGTACTCACCGACGGCGCGCGGCCCGTGCGGTGGTGGTGGCACGACGGCCCGCGCCCCTCCGAGCACGGCCAGGTGGTGCCGCCGCAGGTCCGTGCCCTCGACACCCTCGGTGCCGGAGACGTGTTCCACGGGGCTCTCGCCCACGCCCTGGCGAGCCACGGGCGCGGCCCGACCGGCTCCACCAGGCAGGCCGTGGACACGGAGTCGTTGAGCGACGCGGTCCGACGCGCCTGTGCCGTCGCCGCCGCCTCGACCACGACCTTGGGCGCTCGGGCCTGGATCACCGCCCCGGAGTCCGGCGCCTTCTGA
- a CDS encoding DUF6318 family protein translates to MATPEPSRPVGMDEQSPSGAAATAIHFLSLYPYAYTTGDLTTWKEMSEDDCIFCNSVITNVTDLHANGGWSDMWPLEIMVLTHGADPADPNRLVIKTHITAPAHTAHRGRPSEAFTVDAQDVIVRIQLYWHGDRWIVEEGEVTEQTTEGEDK, encoded by the coding sequence ATGGCCACCCCCGAGCCCAGCCGCCCGGTAGGCATGGACGAGCAGTCTCCGTCCGGAGCGGCAGCGACCGCAATCCACTTCCTGAGTTTGTACCCGTACGCCTACACAACCGGCGACCTGACCACCTGGAAGGAGATGAGCGAGGACGACTGCATCTTCTGCAACTCCGTCATCACCAACGTCACCGACCTCCACGCAAACGGCGGATGGTCCGACATGTGGCCTCTCGAGATCATGGTGCTGACTCACGGAGCCGACCCCGCCGACCCCAACAGGCTCGTGATCAAGACCCACATCACAGCCCCCGCTCACACAGCGCACCGCGGCCGACCCAGCGAAGCATTCACCGTTGACGCACAAGACGTGATCGTCCGCATCCAACTCTACTGGCACGGCGACAGATGGATCGTCGAGGAAGGAGAAGTCACAGAGCAAACCACGGAAGGAGAGGACAAGTGA
- a CDS encoding DUF1801 domain-containing protein: MEPTPVPVDDFLATVPERRAAEAHRLIDLMREVTGAEPVMWGPSIIGYGSAPYRTAAGTEGLVPAAAFSPRKAAVTVYLSPALLTNTHLMGRLGRHKVGKSCLYLSRLDHADSEVLRELITRSFWEEVPPQRNRQGALARAHLRCVADYLASVALEARPMLDELRDLVRQVAPEAEEVVSYGLIGYRMPGRSRAAKVFVSGWRDHVALYPQPDDEALRAELSPWVRGKGTVWFSLSEDLPTALLERVVASMTGSGSPADAATSANGTTAD; this comes from the coding sequence ATGGAGCCCACGCCCGTTCCGGTCGATGACTTCCTGGCCACCGTCCCCGAGCGGCGCGCCGCCGAGGCCCACCGACTCATCGACCTCATGCGAGAGGTCACCGGCGCCGAGCCGGTCATGTGGGGTCCGAGCATCATCGGCTACGGGTCGGCGCCGTACCGGACCGCCGCAGGCACCGAGGGGCTCGTGCCAGCGGCCGCCTTCAGTCCCCGGAAGGCCGCGGTCACGGTGTACCTCTCGCCCGCGTTGCTCACCAACACACACCTCATGGGCCGGCTCGGTCGGCACAAGGTGGGCAAGAGCTGCCTCTATCTCTCGCGCCTCGACCACGCCGACAGCGAGGTCCTGCGTGAGCTCATCACCCGCTCCTTCTGGGAGGAGGTGCCCCCGCAGCGCAACCGGCAGGGGGCGCTGGCCCGGGCGCACCTGAGGTGCGTGGCGGACTATCTGGCCTCGGTGGCGTTGGAGGCCCGCCCGATGCTGGACGAGCTGCGCGACCTCGTGCGACAGGTCGCTCCCGAGGCCGAGGAGGTCGTCAGCTACGGGCTCATCGGCTACCGGATGCCGGGACGGAGCAGGGCGGCGAAGGTCTTCGTGTCGGGCTGGAGGGACCACGTGGCGCTTTACCCGCAGCCCGACGACGAGGCACTGCGCGCCGAGCTCTCCCCGTGGGTGCGGGGCAAGGGCACAGTGTGGTTCAGCCTGTCCGAGGACCTGCCGACGGCGTTGCTGGAGCGGGTCGTTGCGTCGATGACCGGAAGCGGGTCTCCTGCCGACGCCGCGACGAGCGCCAACGGGACCACCGCCGACTGA
- a CDS encoding DUF6318 family protein, translating into MPEPARIDGMDENSPEGAAAAATYFLSLYPYIYATGDLTAWDEMSGEDCVYCASVRDNVVAIHADGGWSDPWQAEIVLNSCAVDLADSNRYVVTTSVSTPAYVGYSGVPVAPSSIPADQSTARVQVYWKDGRWIVEEGEVQ; encoded by the coding sequence ATGCCTGAACCTGCGCGTATAGACGGGATGGATGAGAATTCTCCAGAAGGTGCTGCAGCAGCCGCCACCTATTTCTTGTCCCTATATCCATATATTTATGCAACCGGCGACCTGACTGCTTGGGATGAAATGAGTGGCGAAGATTGCGTCTACTGCGCCTCGGTGAGGGATAATGTTGTCGCCATACATGCCGATGGAGGCTGGTCCGACCCATGGCAGGCGGAGATCGTGCTCAACTCGTGCGCCGTCGACCTGGCAGACTCTAACAGATACGTTGTCACGACCTCGGTTTCCACCCCTGCTTATGTTGGATATAGTGGAGTTCCGGTTGCGCCATCGTCGATCCCTGCAGATCAGTCGACCGCCCGGGTGCAAGTCTACTGGAAAGATGGGCGATGGATCGTCGAAGAGGGGGAAGTTCAATGA
- a CDS encoding DUF6318 family protein, whose amino-acid sequence MNGGAAISYDSGLMSCSLMRIARCRRLVSALVCALVLVAAAGVGGCSDSGADSASPAPTARSTASSPTASSSAASSTATAPSTPAAGSSGQASAEASESGTPSQVPSLSAEEQASRDAALATPEPSRPVGMDEQSPAGAAATASYFLNLFPYAFATGDLTTWKEMSEDDCIFCNSVIDDVDALHNSGGWSDMWTQEVFILSYGADPADPNRLVVTLHLTAPEHVAHRGRPSEAFTVDAQDVTIKIQLYWHGDRWIVEEGEIIEGGEGR is encoded by the coding sequence ATGAACGGTGGTGCCGCAATCTCCTATGACAGCGGCCTGATGTCCTGCTCCTTGATGCGGATAGCCCGCTGTCGGCGGCTGGTGAGCGCTCTCGTGTGCGCGCTGGTCCTCGTGGCGGCCGCGGGCGTGGGGGGCTGCTCCGACTCAGGAGCCGACTCGGCCAGCCCCGCACCGACGGCTCGCTCCACTGCTTCAAGCCCAACTGCCTCAAGCTCCGCCGCCTCAAGCACGGCGACCGCCCCATCGACTCCGGCAGCAGGCTCCTCCGGTCAGGCGTCAGCCGAGGCATCGGAGTCCGGCACCCCCTCACAGGTGCCGTCCCTGTCTGCAGAGGAGCAGGCGTCACGCGACGCAGCCCTGGCCACCCCCGAGCCCAGCCGCCCGGTAGGCATGGACGAGCAGTCACCGGCCGGAGCGGCAGCGACCGCAAGCTACTTCCTGAATTTATTTCCTTATGCGTTCGCCACCGGAGATCTGACGACCTGGAAGGAGATGAGCGAGGACGACTGCATCTTCTGCAACTCCGTCATCGATGATGTCGACGCACTCCATAACAGCGGTGGATGGTCGGATATGTGGACCCAAGAGGTATTCATACTTTCTTATGGCGCCGATCCGGCCGATCCCAACAGACTAGTTGTGACGTTGCACCTCACCGCTCCGGAGCACGTGGCGCACCGCGGCCGACCCAGCGAAGCATTCACCGTTGACGCACAAGACGTCACAATCAAGATCCAGCTCTACTGGCACGGAGACCGCTGGATCGTCGAAGAGGGAGAAATCATCGAGGGAGGAGAGGGGCGGTGA
- a CDS encoding phospholipase D-like domain-containing protein has protein sequence MTLIPQIADFWLAVELIIRVVALGIVPENRRPSSSTAWLLLIFLIPVVGLPLYLFLGSPWVHGKRFEQQVAANRATLEYTRSLPDAPQGARPSPQLDAVLRMNRSLTGLPCVTGEVIALHSDSSATYEAMARAVDAAEHHVHVEFYIQSWDEVTDVLYDALRRAAARGVDVRLLVDHLGSRKYPGWRHFGRRLDAAGVKWRLMMPLLPLKGRFRRPDLRNHRKVLIVDGTRAFIGSHNLIDPSYHLRRNIRAGREWVDLSVEVTGEIVLEAQAIFAMDWFFESGEVLDLEAVAPELSPEAAKELALRFDGEVPVVPLGQGPVVGGCAPQPGRPAAVVNAMQLVPSGPGYPTEPNLKMFLSLIQNATKRVSITSPYFIPDEALLSAIQSAAYKGVEVELFVGQESDQFIVNHAQRSYYSALLAAGVRIYRYPAPAVLHAKYMTVDGEVGVIGSANMDFRSFALNYEMMLLAFGGDLDDLLRDNDAYYRSVSTELTAQEWAAEPWHRRYIDNVCRLMSAVL, from the coding sequence ATGACGCTGATCCCTCAGATCGCCGACTTCTGGCTGGCCGTGGAGCTCATCATCAGGGTCGTGGCGCTGGGGATCGTCCCGGAGAACCGCAGGCCCTCGTCGTCGACGGCCTGGCTCCTGCTCATCTTCCTCATCCCCGTCGTCGGGCTGCCGCTCTACCTCTTCCTGGGCAGCCCGTGGGTCCACGGCAAGCGCTTCGAGCAGCAGGTCGCGGCCAACAGGGCCACCCTGGAGTACACCCGGAGCCTGCCCGACGCCCCGCAGGGCGCCAGGCCCTCCCCGCAGCTTGACGCCGTCCTGCGCATGAACCGGTCCCTGACCGGCCTTCCCTGCGTGACCGGTGAGGTCATCGCGCTGCACAGCGACTCCTCGGCGACCTACGAGGCGATGGCGCGCGCCGTCGACGCCGCCGAGCACCACGTCCACGTCGAGTTCTACATCCAGAGCTGGGACGAGGTGACCGACGTCCTCTACGACGCCCTCCGACGCGCCGCGGCCCGCGGGGTCGACGTGCGGCTGCTCGTCGACCACCTCGGCTCGCGCAAGTACCCGGGGTGGAGACACTTCGGCCGGCGCCTCGACGCGGCCGGTGTCAAGTGGCGGCTCATGATGCCCCTGCTTCCCCTCAAGGGACGCTTCCGGCGACCGGACCTGCGCAACCACCGCAAGGTGCTCATCGTCGACGGCACACGGGCCTTCATCGGCTCCCACAACCTCATCGACCCCAGCTACCACCTGCGCCGCAACATCCGCGCGGGCCGCGAGTGGGTCGATCTCAGCGTCGAGGTCACCGGGGAGATCGTCCTGGAGGCCCAGGCGATCTTCGCCATGGACTGGTTCTTCGAGTCCGGCGAGGTCCTCGACCTCGAGGCGGTGGCGCCCGAGCTGTCCCCGGAGGCGGCTAAGGAGCTCGCCCTGCGCTTCGATGGTGAGGTCCCCGTCGTCCCGCTCGGTCAGGGCCCGGTGGTCGGAGGCTGCGCCCCCCAGCCGGGCAGGCCCGCGGCAGTGGTCAACGCCATGCAGCTCGTGCCCTCCGGCCCCGGCTACCCCACCGAGCCGAACCTCAAGATGTTCCTGTCCCTCATCCAGAACGCCACGAAGAGGGTGTCGATCACCAGCCCCTACTTCATCCCCGACGAGGCGCTGCTGTCAGCCATCCAGTCCGCTGCCTACAAGGGCGTCGAGGTCGAGCTCTTCGTGGGCCAGGAGTCCGACCAGTTCATCGTCAATCACGCCCAGCGCTCCTACTACTCGGCCCTCCTGGCGGCGGGCGTGCGGATCTACCGCTACCCCGCCCCGGCGGTCCTGCACGCCAAGTACATGACGGTCGACGGCGAGGTCGGGGTCATCGGCTCGGCCAACATGGACTTCCGGTCCTTCGCCCTCAACTACGAGATGATGCTGCTGGCCTTCGGCGGGGACCTCGATGACCTCCTGCGCGACAACGACGCCTACTACCGATCGGTGTCCACCGAGCTGACCGCCCAGGAGTGGGCGGCCGAGCCCTGGCACCGGCGCTACATCGACAACGTGTGCCGCCTCATGTCCGCCGTGCTGTGA